In the Danio rerio strain Tuebingen ecotype United States chromosome 8, GRCz12tu, whole genome shotgun sequence genome, one interval contains:
- the b3gnt3.2 gene encoding N-acetyllactosaminide beta-1,3-N-acetylglucosaminyltransferase 3.2 isoform X1, with protein MRKKNVEMIALFLTGVVSLFIIINKNDAKEDNVNRKRKQTEELLPNQTDFPSTETLQPPSSHCQPNMSAYKLPEFSTLPDHIKDFLLYQHCKSFPMILDVPDKCGGAQSSADVFLLLVIKSSPENYDRREVLRKTWAEERLHKGVWIRRVFIIGTSKSGFEKRRMNRLLKLENNENKDILQWDFNDSFFNLTLKQILFLEWMDRRCPNARFLLNGDDDIFANTFNMIEYLQGQEDNDGSRHLFTGHIIQNEGPIRKPSSKYYVPVQVQKSESYPPYCGGGGFLLSGFTARTIYNMSHSVILLPIDDVYIGMCLEKAGLKPTSHFGVRTTGLNIPAGNVDKFDPCYYREIILVHRFLPHMIFVMWEEIQNPNLRCAKTNVNRTKEQGV; from the coding sequence ATGAGGAAGAAGAATGTGGAAATGATAGCGTTATTTCTAACAGGTGTTGTGagcctgtttattattattaacaaaaatgaCGCAAAAGAAGATAATGTGAATCGAAAGAGGAAACAAACAGAAGAACTGCTTCCTAATCAAACAGATTTCCCTAGTACTGAAACTCTTCAACCACCATCTTCACATTGTCAGCCGaatatgtcagcttataaactTCCTGAATTCTCTACTCTGCCAGATCATATCAAAGACTTTCTGCTTTACCAACACTGTAAGAGTTTTCCCATGATTCTCGATGTGCCTGATAAGTGTGGTGGAGCTCAAAGCTCTGCAGATGTCTTCCTCCTGCTGGTCATCAAGAGTTCTCCAGAGAATTACGATCGCAGAGAAGTTCTGCGGAAAACATGGGCTGAAGAGAGACTGCACAAAGGTGTGTGGATCCGTCGAGTCTTTATAATCGGTACAAGTAAAAGTGGCTTTGAGAAACGAAGGATGAATAGGCTACTGAAGTTGGAGAACAATGagaacaaggacattttacaATGGGACTTTAATGATTCATTCTTCAACCTCACACTGAAGCAGATCCTTTTCTTAGAGTGGATGGACAGAAGGTGCCCGAACGCCAGATTCCTTTTAAATGGAGACGATGACATTTTTGCCAATACGTTTAACATGATCGAGTATCTTCAGGGTCAAGAAGACAATGATGGAAGTAGACATCTCTTTACTGGACACATAATCCAGAATGAAGGACCTATAAGAAAGCCTTCAAGTAAATACTATGTTCCGGTTCAGGTACAGAAGTCCGAGAGTTATCCTCCGTATTGTGGTGGAGGAGGCTTTCTGCTGTCTGGCTTCACAGCCAGAACGATCTACAACATGTCACACTCTGTAATTCTGCTACCCATTGATGATGTTTATATAGGAATGTGTCTGGAAAAGGCTGGCCTCAAACCTACATCCCATTTTGGTGTAAGAACTACTGGTTTGAATATTCCAGCAGGAAATGTCGACAAATTTGACCCTTGCTATTACAGAGAAATCATTTTAGTCCACAGATTTCTGCCACACATGATCTTTGTAATGTGGGAGGAAATACAAAACCCAAATTTGCGATGTGCAAAGACCAATGTCAATAGAACAAAAGAGCAGGGTGTGTGA